From a single Sander vitreus isolate 19-12246 chromosome 4, sanVit1, whole genome shotgun sequence genomic region:
- the nudt2 gene encoding bis(5'-nucleosyl)-tetraphosphatase [asymmetrical], producing MALRACGFIVFRRPASCVPPPDNIEYLLLQTSYGKHHWTPPKGHVDPGEDDLTTALRETKEEAGLGAEQLQVIDGFVQELHYEVQGRPKEVLYWMAELRDPGTAVTLSSEHKDYRWARLEEACTLAQYKDLQDTLRAAHRHLEAQQDKQR from the exons ATGGCGCTGCGTGCTTGTGGCTTCATAGTGTTTCGTCGTCCAGCCAGTTGTGTCCCTCCACCAGACAACATTGAGTACCTCCTCTTGCAGACCTCTTATGGGAAGCACCACTGGACCCCACCCAAAG GTCATGTGGATCCAGGTGAGGACGACCTCACCACAGCTCTGAGGGAGACCAAAGAGGAGGCGGGGCTTGGGGCAGAGCAACTGCAGGTGATTGACGGCTTTGTGCAGGAGCTGCACTATGAGGTGCAAGGCAGACCCAAAGAGGTGCTGTACTGGATGGCCGAGCTCAGAGACCCGGGGACAGCCGTGACTTTGTCTTCCGAGCACAAGGACTACCGCTGGGCCCGGCTGGAGGAAGCTTGCACTCTGGCTCAGTACAAAGACCTGCAGGACACACTGAGAGCAGCACACAGACACCTGGAGGCTCAGCAGGACAAACAGCGATGA
- the ube2r2 gene encoding ubiquitin-conjugating enzyme E2 R2, with protein MAHQATPSSQKALMMELKSLQEQPVEGFRITLVEESDLYNWEVAIFGPPNTLYEGGYFKAHIKFPVDYPYSPPTFRFLTKMWHPNIYENGDVCISILHPPVDDPQSGELPSERWNPTQNVRTILLSVISLLNEPNTFSPANVDASVMFRKWRDSKGKDKEYAEIIRKQVMSTAAEAERDGVKVPTTLAEYCVQTRVPSQDSSSDLLYDDLYDDDMEEEDEEEDESDMESVGEAGGISPTEDGGTSTRRYDNQDDSGNEDS; from the exons ATGGCCCACCAGGCAACCCCTAGTTCCCAGAAGGCCCTGATGATGGAGCTGAAGTCTCTGCAGGAGCAGCCGGTGGAGGGCTTCCGCATCACTCTGGTGGAGGAGTCTGACCTCTACAACTGGGAAGTGGCCATCTTCGGGCCCCCTAACACCCTGTACGAGGGAGGCTACTTTAAG GCTCACATCAAGTTCCCAGTTGACTACCCTTACTCCCCACCAACCTTCCGCTTTCTCACAAAGATGTGGCACCCCAACATCTACGag AACGGAGATGTGTGCATCTCCATCCTGCACCCTCCTGTCGATGACCCTCAGAGCGGGGAGCTGCCCTCTGAACGGTGGAACCCCACCCAGAACGTCAG GACTATCCTGCTTAGTGTGATCTCTCTGCTCAATGAGCCCAACACCTTCTCCCCAGCTAATGTGGATGCGTCTGTCATGTTTCGCAAATGGAGGGACAGCAAAGGCAAGGACAAGGAGTATGCAGAGATTATCAG GAAGCAGGTGATGTCAACAGCAGCAGAGGCTGAGCGCGATGGAGTCAAGGTGCCGACCACGTTGGCCGAGTACTGCGTCCAGACCAGGGTTCCCTCCCAGGACAGCAGTTCAGACCTTCTCTATGACGACCTGTACGACGACGACAtggaagaggaggacgaggaggaagaCGAGAGCGATATGGAGTCTGTAGGTGAAGCCGGGGGGATCAGCCCCACGGAGGACGGCGGGACGTCCACCAGACGTTACGACAACCAAGACGACTCTGGCAACGAAGACTCATGA